The following are encoded in a window of Panulirus ornatus isolate Po-2019 chromosome 6, ASM3632096v1, whole genome shotgun sequence genomic DNA:
- the LOC139749057 gene encoding trypsin-1-like isoform X1, giving the protein MLPVALLAVSLTLAAAGVPHVPRIPGVLPQLPRIVGGEEASPGEFPHQISMQRNGIFGRYHSCGGSVLNENFVITAGHCVSGHSESSITVVAGEYNLKESSGDEQERKAEALLLHEHYDGSTNTNDIALIKLTEPLVMNDMVKPIQLPGQMELVAVNTLCTTTGWGTTTQGGSVADILRKVDVPVVSDNTCRESYGVTDIADHMLCAGYKEGGKDTCQGDSGGPFVCLGKLHGLTSWGYGCARPNYPGVYTEVAYFREWIDSHMAKSEAHLIRTK; this is encoded by the exons ATGCTCCCAGTAGCTCTCCTGGCCGTCTCGCTCACGCTGGCCGCCGCTG GCGTGCCACACGTGCCCCGTATTCCCGGTGTGCTGCCCCAGCTGCCCCGTatcgtgggtggggaggaggccagCCCTGGAGAGTTCCCGCACCAGATCTCCATGCAGAGGAACGGGATCTTCGGCAGGTACCACTCCTGTGGCGGCTCCGTCCTGAATGAGAATTTCGTCATCACAGCTGGTCATTGCGTCAGCGG ACACAGCGAATCTTCGATCACTGTGGTGGCCGGGGAGTACAACCTGAAGGAATCCTCGGGAGATGAGCAGGAAAGGAAGGCTGAAGCTCTGCTCCTACACGAGCACTACGACGGCTCCACCAATACCAACGACATCGCCCTCATCAAGCTGACGGAGCCCCTGGTTATGAACGACATGGTCAAGCCCATCCAGCTTCCCGGGCAGATGGAATTGGTGGCAGTCAACACCCTTTGTACCACCACCGGCTGGGGCACCACCACCCAGGGCGGCAGCGTCGCCGACATCCTCAGAAAG GTTGACGTCCCCGTGGTGAGTGACAACACATGCCGCGAGTCCTACGGCGTCACTGACATCGCGGACCACATGCTGTGCGCCGGCTACAAAGAAGGAGGAAAGGACACTTGTCAGGGCGACTCCGGCGGCCCCTTCGTCTGCCTGGGCAAGCTGCACGGCCTCACCTCCTGGGGTTACGGCTGCGCCCGACCCAACTACCCGGGCGTGTACACCGAAGTCGCCTATTTCAGAGAATGGATTGATTCTCACATGGCTAAATCTGAAGCTCATTTGATTAGAACTAAATAA
- the LOC139749057 gene encoding trypsin-1-like isoform X2 — MQRNGIFGRYHSCGGSVLNENFVITAGHCVSGHSESSITVVAGEYNLKESSGDEQERKAEALLLHEHYDGSTNTNDIALIKLTEPLVMNDMVKPIQLPGQMELVAVNTLCTTTGWGTTTQGGSVADILRKVDVPVVSDNTCRESYGVTDIADHMLCAGYKEGGKDTCQGDSGGPFVCLGKLHGLTSWGYGCARPNYPGVYTEVAYFREWIDSHMAKSEAHLIRTK; from the exons ATGCAGAGGAACGGGATCTTCGGCAGGTACCACTCCTGTGGCGGCTCCGTCCTGAATGAGAATTTCGTCATCACAGCTGGTCATTGCGTCAGCGG ACACAGCGAATCTTCGATCACTGTGGTGGCCGGGGAGTACAACCTGAAGGAATCCTCGGGAGATGAGCAGGAAAGGAAGGCTGAAGCTCTGCTCCTACACGAGCACTACGACGGCTCCACCAATACCAACGACATCGCCCTCATCAAGCTGACGGAGCCCCTGGTTATGAACGACATGGTCAAGCCCATCCAGCTTCCCGGGCAGATGGAATTGGTGGCAGTCAACACCCTTTGTACCACCACCGGCTGGGGCACCACCACCCAGGGCGGCAGCGTCGCCGACATCCTCAGAAAG GTTGACGTCCCCGTGGTGAGTGACAACACATGCCGCGAGTCCTACGGCGTCACTGACATCGCGGACCACATGCTGTGCGCCGGCTACAAAGAAGGAGGAAAGGACACTTGTCAGGGCGACTCCGGCGGCCCCTTCGTCTGCCTGGGCAAGCTGCACGGCCTCACCTCCTGGGGTTACGGCTGCGCCCGACCCAACTACCCGGGCGTGTACACCGAAGTCGCCTATTTCAGAGAATGGATTGATTCTCACATGGCTAAATCTGAAGCTCATTTGATTAGAACTAAATAA
- the LOC139749055 gene encoding lysosomal proton-coupled steroid conjugate and bile acid symporter SLC46A3-like — MLGEAGSALARALRLVTVEPVLLIDGACNQAMLLFIENVQMNKICTVNLNYSAEVCANLSAHPEENVVVQREFSLFAFYNSIIMSVLPLLCVLFMGAWSDKYGRKIPLLLTLGGHVFYAGGYLLNNWMTSWPVEGIYVVTFFEALGGAYMCLLSTTTSYISDICTEKTRTSRVSTANSVWYLGGPLGTLIGAIVIKFWGYNVALGLVLAAYLAAITYVLLFIKESHGPFAKQSLQPKGSIKECPLKKEDVRKARMFTDFFNWNRVFESFKTAFKRREGNARVVLLLIIFCNMLWRMSRGFYIYMFVRRVLHWEATDYGYWATYRNLVAAAGSLVLVPLLTRLVSVTDSLLVVLGSVSIIGEYGCYGLVSDIAKKFLMWLGPPMGIISNASIIAFRSMSTKLVSEEEKGRINAVMAAMYGLMPMAGYAAYAPIYYHTVDKFPAAQFFFAAGLNVLIMIIFIVVQFSSISKASSQDTEKAGSVDKGERDGSRPQPKISLTDILNAPAESPIKEMSPKEYQDFKSTVREGNSLKSRTS; from the exons ATGCTGGGCGAGGCAGGGTCGGCCCTGGCGCGGGCGTTGCGCCTGGTGACGGTGGAACCCGTCCTTCTTATCGATGGCGCCTGCAACCAGGCGATGCTTCTCTTCATCGAAAACGTCCAGATGAACAAAATTTGTACAGTCAATCTCAATTACTCGGCGGAG GTGTGCGCCAACCTCTCAGCTCACCCGGAGGAGAACGTGGTCGTGCAGCGGGAGTTCAGCCTCTTCGCCTtctacaacagcatcatcatgTCGGTGCTGCCGCTTCTCTGCGTGCTCTTCATGGGCGCCTGGAGCGATAAGTACGGACggaag ATTCCACTGTTGTTGACTCTTGGAGGACACGTGTTCTACGCTGGCGGATATCTCTTGAACAACTGGATGACCTCATGGCCTGTTGAAGGTATATATGTGGTGACCTTCTTCGAGGCCTTAGGAGGAGCGTATATGTGCCTcttgtccaccaccaccagctacatcAGCGACATCTGCACGGAGAAGACCCGCACCTCCCGTGTCAGTACGGCTAATTCGGTGTGGTACCTCGGTGGCCCGCTTGGTACTCTCATAGGTGCCATTGTCATCAAGTTCTGGGGGTATAACGTTGCCTTGGGACTAGTGTTGGCGGCCTACCTCGCCGCCATTACCTACGTCCTTCTCTTCATCAAGGAGAGTCATGGACCCTTCGCTAAGCAGTCCCTGCAGCCCAAAGGATCCATTAAGGAATGTCCTTTGAAGAAAGAAGACGTAAGGAAGGCGCGAATGTTCACCGACTTCTTCAACTGGAATCGGGTGTTTGAGTCCTTCAAGACGGCGTTCAAGAGGCGTGAGGGCAATGCCCGGGTTGTGCTTCTCCTCATCATCTTCTGCAACATGCTCTGGCGCATGTCCAGAG GATTCTACATCTACATGTTCGTACGTCGAGTGTTGCACTGGGAAGCCACAGACTACGGCTACTGGGCCACCTACCGCAACCTCGTCGCTGCTGCTG GTTCTCTGGTGTTGGTTCCTCTGCTGACGCGCCTGGTGTCTGTGACGGACTCCCTGTTGGTGGTGCTCGGCTCCGTCTCCATCATCGGCGAGTACGGCTGCTACGGCCTCGTCAGCGACATCGCCAAGAAGTTCTTGATGTGGCTGGGGCCACCCATGGGCATCATCTCCAACGCCAGCATCATCGCCTTCAGGTCCATGTCCACCAAGTTGGTCTCGGAGGAGGAGAAAG GTCGCATCAACGCCGTGATGGCCGCCATGTACGGCCTGATGCCCATGGCGGGCTACGCAGCTTACGCTCCCATCTACTACCACACCGTTGACAAATTCCCAGCGGCCCAGTTCTTCTTCGCCGCCGGCCTCAACGTCCTCATCATGATCATCTTCAT agtggtccagtttTCGAGCATCTCTAAGGCAAGTTCTCAAGACACGGAGAAGGCCGGTTCTGTGGATAAGGGAGAGCGAGATGGGTCCAGACCTCAACCCAAGATATCCCTCACAGACATCCTTAACGCCCCTGCTGAGAGCCCCATTAAGGAAATGTCACCCAAGGAATATCAAGATTTCAAGTCCACTGTTCGGGAGGGAAACTCACTAAAATCTCGTACTTCGTGA